CCGCCCTGGTGCTGAATCATCTGGCCCGCTATCATCAACCCCGACGGCTCAAAGAAGCTGGTGCCATAATGGCGGTCCATGAAGAGCATGACCGCCGCTGCCAGAAGGACCGAAAAGGCTGAGAGTATGAGAAATGCAGTTACAAACCAGGCCCAGCAGGGCAGCGGCAATCGCATCCAGGTCATTCCCGGAGCGCGCAGCTTGATAGTGGTTACGATGAAATTCACCGCAGCGATTCCCGATGCAACGCAGAAGACCGCAATACTTACCAGCCACAGGTCTAACCCCGATCCTTGACCGGGCCCGGCGCTGGCGATGGCGCTGAGCGGAGCGTAATGCGTCCAGCCGGATATGGGTGCGCCACCCTGCACAAAGAATGCAGCCAGCATGATCAGGAATGAAACCAAAGCTAGCCAGAACGCGGCCATGTTCAACCAGGGGAACGCCATTCTCTTCGCGCCAATCTGTAGCGGTAGAAAATAATTTCCAAAGGCATTTTGCGGCGCCAGCGTCAGGACAAAGAAGACCATGAAAGTGCCATGCATGGTCATGAGTCCCAGATAAGATTCTGGAGTAATCTTGCCGATCCCGAAGATAGTTGCCGTCGGCCACACAATATGAATGCGCATCAGCAGCGAAAGAAAAATTCCTACAAGGGCAGCGGCCAGGGCTAGAAAGAAATATTGCAGGCCGATGGTTTTGTGATCACAACTGAAAAGATAGCGGCGTAAAAAGCCCGCAGGCTTCTCAGTGACGATAGACGATGCGCTGCTGCCATGTGCTGCATGCAGTTCCGTCACGGATGCACCCCGGTTGGTTGTGGCGCGTGCTTCGCCAGCCAATTATCAAACTCGGTCTCGCTCACAACTTTCATCGTGGCCCGCATACGGTAATGTCCCAAACCACACAACGCGGCGCAGACGATTTCAAAACTCCCCTCGCGATTGGGTGTGAAGATGACAGGAATTGCCATCCCGGGTACTGCATCTTGTTTGAAGCGCAGTTCAGGTACAAAAAAACTATGAATCACGTCCTGTGCCCGCAGCGTGAGCCGTACGTTGCGATTGGCGGGAACCACCAGCGTTGTGGTCACAAAGTCGTCTCGTGAAGCCGGGTCGCTCATATCCAAACCCACTGTTGAAATCGAGCCCAAAGAAGCATCCTGCAACTCTGGTCGTGTGCGGCCAAACGTCCGGTCCGGCCCCGGATAACGGAAGTACCACGCAAACTGCATGCCTGTAACTTCAATATCAACCGGCATCTTGGCATCAGCGTCAGTATGTAGCCTATGGCTTTGCGACCAACTGCGGGCACCTGTCCATGCAAAGGCAAGAAAGAGCAGGGAAGTAAGCGCCGTCCAGAAAAATTCAGCCCTTTTATTTTCGACGAACGATCGGCTGGATATTTGATTCTGAGAGGCGCTGTATTTCCATACCAGGAACCCAAGCGCAGCCTGCGTTAGAAGAAAAGCGGATCCCACAAAAATAAAAGTGAATTTAAATTGCTGATCAACAACTGCGCCTTGCGCAGAAGCCAGCGCCGGCAACCACCACGGATGAAACCAGAACAAGCAGAGGCAGACCAATGCAATCAACCAGAGCGCGACCAACAAAGCCTTTGCCATAGCTTCCCGGAATCAAGTTTAAATGAATCTGATTATTTCACCAGTTGCAGAAATGCCTGGTGAACGCGGATATCGCCGGAAAGTTCCGGATGAAACGTCGCCGCCATGATCTTCCCCTGACGGACCAGGACAGGATCGCCATTTTCCGAAGCCAGCACTTCGACTTCTTTGCCCACCTTCTCAATTTTTGGCGCGCGGATAAAAACCATCTCCATCGGCCCGCCGCCAAGTTTGGTTTCCCCCTGGCGTATCGAGCTCTCCAGTTGTCGTCCATAAGCGTTGCGCCGGATACATATGTCCAACGCTCCCAGGCTGGCTTGGCTGGGGCCTTCGACTTCTTTTGCCAGCAAGATAGCGCCGGCGCAAGTGCCCAGGGCAGGTTTGGTTTTTACGAACTGCCCCAGCTTTTCAAAAAACCCTTTTTGCTCCAAAAATTTCAGGAATGTAGTTGACTCGCCGCCAGGAATCACTAGCGCATCTACAGAATCAAGCTGCTCCGGCTTGCGGACGTAACTCACCGTGGCGCCCAGCCCCTCAAGCACGCGGCCGTGCGCTTCGTAATCACCCTGAATGGCAAGCACACCAATGGTCATACTTCAATTCAACACAAAGACACAATGGACCACAACGGTTGTGCTGTGATGGCAGAACCTTTGTGTACCTTTGTGTCCTTTGTGGTTATCTGAGGTCTACCAGCCGCGCTTTTGCATCATGTTTTCTTCGGAGATCGCTGCCACCGCTAACCCTTTCATAGCTCCGATCAGTTCCTGGCTGACTTCAAGTAATACTTTAGGATCGTCGTAGTGGGTTGTGGCTTGTACGATGGCGCGAGCCCGGCGCGCGGCCTCTTCCGGGGAAGCAAAATTCGTGGAGTCTTGCATGAAGATGCCCGAGCCTACAAACACCGCTTCGGCGCCCAATTGGCGCACCAGGGCGGCATCGGCCGGGGTAGCAATGCCACCGGCTGAGAAGTTAGGGACAGGAAGCTTACCACTGCTCGCCACCAGGCGGATAATCTCGTACGGTGCCTGATATTCTTTGGCCTTGGCGTACAACTCGTCTTCGCGCAGCACGGTCAG
The nucleotide sequence above comes from Terriglobales bacterium. Encoded proteins:
- the coxB gene encoding cytochrome c oxidase subunit II, with the protein product MAKALLVALWLIALVCLCLFWFHPWWLPALASAQGAVVDQQFKFTFIFVGSAFLLTQAALGFLVWKYSASQNQISSRSFVENKRAEFFWTALTSLLFLAFAWTGARSWSQSHRLHTDADAKMPVDIEVTGMQFAWYFRYPGPDRTFGRTRPELQDASLGSISTVGLDMSDPASRDDFVTTTLVVPANRNVRLTLRAQDVIHSFFVPELRFKQDAVPGMAIPVIFTPNREGSFEIVCAALCGLGHYRMRATMKVVSETEFDNWLAKHAPQPTGVHP
- the pdxT gene encoding pyridoxal 5'-phosphate synthase glutaminase subunit PdxT, with translation MTIGVLAIQGDYEAHGRVLEGLGATVSYVRKPEQLDSVDALVIPGGESTTFLKFLEQKGFFEKLGQFVKTKPALGTCAGAILLAKEVEGPSQASLGALDICIRRNAYGRQLESSIRQGETKLGGGPMEMVFIRAPKIEKVGKEVEVLASENGDPVLVRQGKIMAATFHPELSGDIRVHQAFLQLVK